The following proteins are encoded in a genomic region of Paenibacillus sp. FSL H3-0469:
- a CDS encoding methyl-accepting chemotaxis protein translates to MNPTKSVGVKLFLIFLSSIVVVVLFLGLLSYNKAKNTIKENVSEANRQTIIQTSEKLDITLKQYESLALQLYFDTQMQANLTELSSAKSSYDKFVATDAISKKLSSQTTTDANIVAISLIPEDPEMGIVSSGSTGLAGDDVRAQEWYKTVVKNSSSYEPYYTEEAKSAQNYWFPTAVEGSGGKNLAMVRTLKNLGSNASYVVMLELKSTLLEEAFKSVQLGDGSRIQLVAPDGIVVASSQPEEDGKATVLNFIKDSKVNNDSTEAKDENGKNILAVYNPMQKADWKLAGVVPTGQLVQAATPILFTTFLAAGAAAVLAMIVGFWMVQLIAKPLARLKDLMLEGAEGNLSVRTEYVSKDEIGQLSASFNMMMGKITELVAQTTDTAREVLETAGELGDASRKTAISAKEIAAATEEIAGGAGSLAQEAERGNELTDLIATQMQSVIAANSEMDQAARGVGEASGQGAVQLEALLDQTGRTGEMTSALVDRVNNLKETVYSVIKVLDVMKNITQQTNILSLNATIEAARAGEAGRGFMVVAGEVRELADQSKQSIALVAGITDKIVAEMDETVAVLSEVAPLFKEQMVSVKSTSEIFVSVKGQMEDFITSLESVTGAIDSLNHSQGVLSDAMGNVSAVAQQSSATSEEVASLSSEQQNVSDHLVALSNKLQGASTQLESKLSLFTIK, encoded by the coding sequence GTGAACCCGACTAAATCCGTTGGGGTGAAGCTGTTCCTGATCTTCTTATCTTCTATCGTGGTGGTGGTCCTGTTCTTAGGACTTCTGTCTTACAACAAAGCGAAGAATACAATTAAAGAGAATGTGTCTGAAGCCAACCGGCAGACGATTATTCAGACCTCAGAGAAGCTGGATATTACCTTGAAGCAGTATGAGAGTCTCGCGCTTCAGTTATATTTTGATACACAGATGCAGGCCAATCTGACAGAGCTGTCCTCAGCGAAGAGCAGCTACGATAAGTTCGTGGCTACAGATGCAATCAGTAAGAAGCTGTCCAGCCAGACGACAACAGATGCCAATATCGTCGCCATATCACTCATTCCGGAGGACCCTGAGATGGGGATCGTCTCCAGCGGAAGCACCGGTCTCGCGGGTGATGATGTGAGAGCTCAGGAATGGTACAAGACTGTGGTCAAGAATTCAAGCTCTTATGAGCCTTATTATACGGAAGAAGCCAAATCCGCCCAGAACTACTGGTTCCCTACAGCCGTTGAAGGCAGCGGCGGCAAGAACCTGGCCATGGTCAGAACGCTTAAGAATCTGGGCTCCAATGCCTCTTATGTAGTCATGCTGGAGCTTAAGAGCACCCTTCTGGAAGAAGCCTTCAAGAGTGTGCAGCTTGGGGATGGCTCACGGATTCAACTGGTTGCCCCGGATGGAATCGTAGTGGCATCCTCGCAGCCTGAAGAGGACGGCAAAGCCACCGTACTGAATTTCATCAAGGACAGCAAGGTGAACAATGACAGCACGGAAGCGAAGGATGAGAACGGCAAGAATATCCTTGCTGTGTACAACCCGATGCAGAAGGCAGACTGGAAGCTTGCCGGTGTAGTTCCTACCGGACAACTGGTTCAAGCTGCCACGCCGATTCTGTTTACCACCTTCCTTGCTGCGGGAGCGGCAGCCGTGCTTGCTATGATTGTCGGCTTCTGGATGGTCCAGTTGATCGCCAAGCCGCTGGCACGCCTCAAGGACCTGATGCTGGAGGGAGCCGAAGGCAACCTGAGTGTCCGTACAGAGTATGTCTCGAAGGATGAGATCGGCCAGCTGTCGGCTTCCTTCAATATGATGATGGGTAAGATTACTGAGCTGGTAGCCCAGACTACAGATACAGCCCGCGAAGTCCTTGAGACTGCGGGTGAGCTGGGGGATGCCTCGCGCAAGACGGCGATCTCCGCCAAGGAGATTGCTGCGGCCACGGAAGAGATTGCCGGCGGTGCCGGAAGTCTGGCCCAGGAAGCCGAGCGCGGCAATGAACTGACTGACCTGATTGCTACGCAGATGCAGAGTGTTATCGCAGCCAACTCCGAGATGGATCAGGCAGCCCGTGGAGTTGGGGAAGCCAGCGGACAGGGTGCTGTACAGCTGGAAGCGCTGCTGGATCAGACCGGACGTACAGGTGAAATGACCTCTGCTCTGGTGGATAGAGTCAATAATCTCAAGGAAACGGTATATTCCGTAATCAAGGTGCTGGATGTGATGAAGAATATTACCCAGCAGACGAACATTTTGTCTCTGAATGCAACGATTGAAGCAGCGAGAGCAGGCGAAGCCGGCCGTGGCTTCATGGTAGTCGCAGGGGAGGTCCGTGAGCTTGCCGACCAATCCAAACAATCCATTGCTCTGGTCGCCGGTATTACAGATAAGATCGTAGCTGAGATGGATGAGACGGTTGCTGTCCTGTCTGAAGTGGCTCCGCTGTTCAAGGAGCAGATGGTATCCGTGAAGAGTACCAGTGAGATTTTCGTGTCCGTTAAGGGTCAAATGGAGGACTTTATTACGAGTCTGGAGTCTGTAACAGGGGCCATCGACAGTCTGAACCATTCACAGGGCGTGCTATCCGATGCTATGGGGAATGTAAGTGCGGTGGCGCAGCAATCCTCGGCAACCTCGGAAGAGGTTGCGTCGCTCAGCAGTGAGCAGCAGAATGTCAGTGATCATCTCGTAGCCTTGTCGAACAAGCTGCAAGGGGCTTCTACCCAACTGGAGAGCAAGCTGTCACTGTTTACGATCAAATAA
- a CDS encoding sensor histidine kinase, whose amino-acid sequence MRAARNNNWWSYIVDMSMERKLFLVFLVIITLPLSFISVISFKSYSESIQANTIAYSEKLIDQMMDSIDDYIEDMKRMSSMPAYVNEIKQNLIRSNRYYEQKQMMEGKQDTARVAPGDLDLLLSIQRGIEENISFINNIKRGTNSVYIFDAYGNGYYSAKDGGVRLDLQQSYRFWSEQVKGSGGEATLLGTQAYTSNLQSTRYAFTVVRPILDGLWKPAGLIAVEANFSNLENQVAELDKVTRGKSILVDQSGKVIYDSEQKLLTADISRSSLFRAAEGSSGSFYDTVSGKDRLNIYSSSTKTNWKVIISIPVDELTRGVKLTRNATIGATLIIIVLALIISLILSFALTKPLTQMIQLMKKVQGGDLDVTFRIKRRDEIGLLGHQFNRMLARIRQLIQDIYQIEEQKKVAELQALQSQINPHFIYNTLETIRMTAEINDDVEAADMISILGKLLRYSTSDLTGWATMKQELLYVRNYVELLGSRYPGRFELTMDVPEALDNYSMIKLVFQPIIENAAYHGLDDTKSRMHLSIKCEYTEQRLLFHIRDDGCGMDQVTLDKLRERLRHEAPPKKSINGGIGMANVHQRLQLHYGPAYGIEVFSKPGEGTDVILSLPLPGITPLIEGETP is encoded by the coding sequence ATGAGAGCAGCACGCAATAACAACTGGTGGTCTTATATCGTGGATATGTCCATGGAGCGCAAGCTGTTCCTGGTCTTTCTCGTCATTATTACGCTCCCGCTATCATTCATCAGTGTGATCAGCTTCAAGAGCTACTCGGAATCCATCCAGGCGAACACAATCGCCTATTCCGAGAAGCTGATCGATCAAATGATGGATTCCATCGATGATTACATAGAAGATATGAAACGGATGTCTTCCATGCCCGCCTACGTCAATGAGATTAAGCAGAATCTGATCCGCTCGAACCGCTATTATGAGCAAAAGCAGATGATGGAAGGCAAGCAGGACACGGCTCGGGTGGCTCCCGGCGATTTGGATCTTCTGCTGTCCATTCAGCGGGGTATCGAAGAGAATATTTCATTTATTAACAATATTAAGCGGGGAACCAATTCGGTCTATATTTTTGATGCCTACGGGAATGGTTACTATTCTGCCAAGGATGGGGGCGTCCGGCTGGATCTGCAACAGAGCTACAGGTTCTGGAGCGAGCAGGTAAAGGGCTCCGGCGGAGAAGCGACCCTTCTGGGAACGCAGGCATATACAAGTAATTTGCAGAGTACCCGGTATGCCTTTACAGTGGTGCGTCCCATTCTGGACGGGCTATGGAAGCCAGCCGGCCTGATCGCGGTGGAGGCTAACTTCAGTAATCTGGAGAATCAGGTGGCGGAGCTGGACAAGGTGACCCGGGGGAAATCGATCCTTGTGGATCAGTCAGGCAAAGTCATCTATGACAGTGAGCAGAAGCTGCTGACTGCGGATATTTCCCGGTCCTCCTTGTTCCGTGCTGCAGAAGGGAGCTCGGGGAGCTTTTATGACACTGTATCCGGCAAGGACCGTCTTAATATCTATTCAAGCTCAACCAAGACGAACTGGAAGGTGATTATTTCCATACCGGTGGACGAATTGACCCGTGGAGTGAAGCTGACCCGCAATGCGACTATAGGCGCTACTCTAATCATCATTGTGCTGGCCCTGATCATCTCGCTCATTCTGTCGTTTGCCCTGACCAAGCCGCTGACCCAAATGATCCAGCTGATGAAAAAAGTGCAGGGCGGCGATCTCGATGTGACCTTCCGCATTAAACGCCGTGACGAGATTGGTCTCCTGGGGCATCAATTCAACCGTATGCTGGCCCGCATTCGTCAACTGATCCAGGATATTTACCAGATTGAGGAACAGAAGAAGGTGGCGGAGCTTCAGGCGCTTCAGAGCCAGATCAATCCGCATTTTATCTACAATACGCTAGAAACGATCCGGATGACCGCAGAGATTAATGATGATGTGGAGGCCGCTGATATGATCTCCATTCTGGGGAAGCTGCTCCGCTACAGCACCAGTGACTTGACCGGCTGGGCAACGATGAAGCAGGAGCTGCTGTATGTGCGAAACTATGTGGAGCTGCTGGGCAGCCGGTATCCCGGCAGATTTGAGCTGACAATGGATGTTCCCGAGGCGCTTGACAACTATTCCATGATTAAGCTGGTTTTTCAGCCGATTATTGAGAATGCTGCGTATCACGGGCTGGATGATACCAAGTCCCGGATGCATCTGAGCATCAAGTGTGAGTATACAGAGCAGAGGCTTCTGTTCCATATCCGTGATGACGGCTGTGGAATGGATCAGGTTACACTGGATAAGCTGAGGGAGAGACTCCGGCATGAAGCCCCTCCGAAGAAGAGCATTAATGGAGGGATTGGGATGGCAAATGTGCACCAGCGCCTTCAGCTTCATTATGGTCCGGCCTATGGGATTGAGGTGTTCAGCAAGCCTGGCGAGGGTACGGATGTAATTTTGTCATTGCCGCTGCCGGGAATTACTCCCTTAATTGAAGGGGAGACCCCTTGA
- a CDS encoding ABC transporter substrate-binding protein — MIVRFPVYAVLLLMLLLLASGCNSRSSGGPAPVPAASAGEEAPSELSGTIVMLTNRIDLIENGTFKGYAEEFRKRYPEAQVEFEGLSSYATDILVRLSTKDTGDVLLLPVNLPAKELELFFEPLSEELAAQERFTTFATFDGKRYGMSTGNTTSGIVYNKKAFERAGIDQVPQTLDEFYAACAKLKQAGIIPLYMNYGAVWPLREWGNNLVNYMTGNPDYLNDMVHEDNPWQIGNEWGQALGIARTMMAKGYVEEQLFSNSWEISKSRLAKGEAGMYLQGNWTIRQIIDAGASPEDIGFFPFPYDNGTAHYAALNPDWFMGVSRFSRHKELAMAWLQYFITETSYAKDWGFLPAKGSDEPALQQYSEFLSYHPKLIEATVQTDAFIDLANRTKLSFWSGDYIQDVLAAPDLQKSFDQLNAKWKEARMSQQSAP; from the coding sequence ATGATTGTACGTTTTCCGGTGTATGCCGTGCTGCTTCTGATGCTGCTACTGCTGGCAAGCGGCTGTAACAGCCGGAGCAGTGGAGGGCCTGCCCCGGTTCCGGCTGCCTCTGCCGGAGAGGAAGCGCCTTCTGAGTTGTCCGGTACGATCGTGATGCTGACGAACCGGATTGATCTGATTGAGAATGGAACATTTAAGGGCTATGCGGAGGAATTCAGGAAGCGGTATCCTGAAGCCCAGGTGGAATTTGAGGGTCTCTCCAGCTATGCCACGGATATCCTGGTCCGCTTGTCCACCAAGGACACTGGGGATGTCCTGTTGCTTCCGGTCAATCTGCCTGCGAAGGAACTGGAGCTTTTCTTCGAGCCGCTGAGTGAGGAATTGGCGGCGCAGGAGCGGTTCACGACCTTTGCAACCTTTGACGGCAAGCGATACGGGATGTCTACAGGCAATACCACGAGTGGGATCGTATACAACAAGAAGGCTTTTGAGCGGGCGGGGATTGATCAGGTGCCGCAGACGCTTGATGAATTCTACGCGGCCTGTGCCAAGCTGAAGCAGGCGGGCATCATCCCGCTGTATATGAATTACGGAGCCGTCTGGCCGCTGCGGGAGTGGGGCAATAATCTGGTTAATTATATGACGGGGAACCCCGATTATTTGAATGATATGGTTCATGAGGACAATCCCTGGCAGATCGGTAACGAATGGGGACAGGCTCTGGGGATTGCCAGAACGATGATGGCCAAGGGTTATGTCGAGGAGCAGTTATTCTCCAACAGCTGGGAGATCTCCAAATCCAGACTGGCCAAGGGAGAAGCAGGCATGTATCTGCAGGGGAACTGGACCATCCGGCAGATCATTGATGCAGGCGCTTCGCCAGAGGATATAGGCTTCTTTCCTTTTCCATATGACAACGGTACGGCCCATTATGCGGCACTCAATCCCGACTGGTTCATGGGGGTTAGCAGATTCAGCCGCCATAAAGAGCTTGCGATGGCTTGGCTTCAGTATTTCATCACAGAAACTTCGTATGCGAAAGATTGGGGGTTTCTTCCGGCGAAGGGTTCGGACGAACCCGCTTTACAGCAATATAGTGAGTTCCTTTCCTATCATCCGAAGCTGATTGAGGCTACGGTGCAGACGGATGCGTTCATTGATCTGGCGAACCGGACGAAGCTGAGCTTCTGGTCGGGCGATTATATTCAGGATGTGCTCGCCGCACCGGATCTGCAGAAGTCCTTTGACCAGTTGAATGCGAAATGGAAGGAAGCGCGTATGAGTCAGCAGTCTGCTCCGTAA
- a CDS encoding LacI family DNA-binding transcriptional regulator codes for MAKKVTMQKIADHLGVSKFVVSKSLSGKEGVNETTRERVIQAASQLGYFTQKNAYVQSPKRRSLTGEQDRNKQSVLVLMPNIRSQTQDSLYWGKIVDGIALALDQEGLGMVIISEHRADNFVNVLNPDGLLGLIGVGQISTSLLLEVHRIGLPLVMIDHEDALIPCDTVFANNIDSMTRLVNHLIGTGHTLFHFIGNIRYSRSFRDRWIGFRSALEENHLKVPAIGDELLLEGMDDQMLRDEFRRWVATRKESDTLPTAIVCANDFTALDVSELLREAGLSIPADLSVTGFDNIEDSLRGVTPLTTVHVPKEAMGRAAVEKLLNRIQNSAAPLEKILISADIVHRDSVGKPRG; via the coding sequence GTGGCCAAAAAAGTAACGATGCAAAAAATAGCCGATCATCTTGGGGTCTCCAAGTTCGTCGTATCCAAATCGCTCTCCGGCAAGGAGGGGGTCAATGAGACCACCCGGGAGCGGGTGATTCAAGCCGCCTCTCAGCTGGGATATTTCACCCAAAAAAACGCCTATGTACAAAGTCCGAAGCGCCGTTCGCTGACGGGAGAGCAAGACCGTAATAAGCAATCCGTGCTGGTGCTGATGCCCAATATCCGTTCTCAGACTCAAGATTCACTATATTGGGGCAAAATCGTCGATGGCATTGCGCTGGCGCTGGATCAGGAGGGGCTGGGCATGGTGATTATTTCAGAGCACCGGGCTGACAATTTCGTTAATGTACTCAATCCTGACGGTCTGCTTGGTTTGATCGGAGTAGGGCAGATCTCCACCTCACTGTTGCTCGAAGTGCACCGGATCGGGCTCCCGCTGGTCATGATCGACCATGAGGATGCTTTAATTCCATGTGATACTGTATTTGCGAATAACATCGATTCCATGACCCGGCTCGTCAATCATCTGATAGGCACCGGACATACTCTATTTCACTTTATCGGCAATATCCGTTACTCCCGCAGCTTCCGTGACCGTTGGATCGGGTTCCGCAGCGCCTTGGAGGAGAATCATCTGAAGGTCCCGGCCATAGGTGACGAACTGCTGCTGGAGGGAATGGATGACCAAATGCTCCGCGACGAATTCAGACGCTGGGTAGCCACCCGGAAAGAATCGGATACCCTGCCTACGGCAATTGTGTGTGCGAACGACTTTACAGCCCTCGATGTCAGTGAATTGCTGCGGGAAGCCGGGCTTAGTATTCCCGCAGATCTTTCGGTCACAGGCTTTGATAATATCGAGGATTCCCTGCGGGGGGTTACTCCGCTTACAACCGTTCATGTGCCTAAGGAGGCTATGGGCCGGGCAGCTGTAGAGAAGCTGCTGAACCGTATCCAGAATTCCGCTGCACCGTTGGAGAAAATTCTGATCTCCGCAGATATCGTCCACCGGGACTCTGTGGGGAAGCCGCGGGGTTGA
- a CDS encoding transposase, which yields MLTIVIIYAYIQRIYSSRQIAKAVRETIPFIWLAGRQRPVFRTLNCFCSQRMKNVLETVFTVILQFLVEEKYVSLEHYFLDGIKCIKTSYK from the coding sequence ATGCTTACCATAGTCATCATTTACGCCTACATCCAGCGAATCTATTCCTCTCGTCAAATCGCCAAAGCGGTACGAGAGACTATTCCCTTTATTTGGCTGGCTGGGCGGCAGCGACCCGTTTTCCGCACGCTGAATTGCTTCTGTTCCCAGCGAATGAAGAACGTCCTTGAGACGGTATTTACCGTCATACTTCAGTTTCTGGTTGAAGAGAAATACGTTTCGCTGGAGCATTACTTTTTAGACGGAATCAAATGTATTAAAACAAGCTACAAATGA
- a CDS encoding glycosidase has translation MSTIFEQRKQALTERYEALITRPNEKLPYGNGIYDRYKYPLLTAEHAPLIWRYDFNEESNPYFAERIGVNGVFNPGAIELNSKFYIVARVEGNDRKSFFAVAESSSGVDGFRFWDHPVVLPETADPDINVYDMRLVQHEDGWIYGLFCTERKDPDAVPGDLSSAVAQCGITRTKDLKTWERLADLKTGSAQQRNVVLHPEFVDGKYAFYTRPQDGFIDAGSGGGIGWGLSEQIENAVITRETIMDQRYYHTIKEVKNGQGPAPIKTPLGWLHIAHGVRNTAAGLRYVLYAFLSDLAEPNRVTHAPGGHYIAPDGEERVGDVSNVVFCNGVIARDNGEVFIYYASSDTRIHVAATTVDQLLDYVMNTPEDPLRSYACVQQRIALIDRNLQVK, from the coding sequence ATGAGCACAATCTTTGAACAACGCAAGCAGGCGTTAACGGAACGCTATGAGGCACTCATCACTCGCCCCAATGAGAAGCTGCCTTACGGCAACGGTATTTATGACCGCTACAAGTATCCCCTGCTCACTGCGGAGCACGCCCCCCTGATCTGGCGTTACGACTTCAATGAGGAGAGCAACCCTTATTTCGCAGAGAGAATCGGAGTGAATGGCGTATTCAATCCAGGAGCCATTGAACTGAATAGCAAATTCTACATCGTTGCCCGGGTGGAAGGTAATGACCGCAAATCCTTCTTCGCCGTTGCCGAGAGCAGCAGCGGTGTGGACGGCTTCCGCTTCTGGGATCACCCCGTAGTGCTTCCTGAGACCGCAGATCCGGATATCAACGTCTATGATATGCGCCTGGTACAGCATGAGGATGGCTGGATCTACGGCCTGTTCTGCACCGAACGCAAGGACCCGGACGCTGTCCCTGGCGATTTGTCCAGCGCCGTTGCGCAGTGCGGCATTACCCGTACCAAGGATCTCAAGACCTGGGAGCGTCTCGCCGATCTTAAGACCGGCTCGGCCCAACAGCGCAACGTGGTCCTGCATCCAGAATTTGTTGACGGCAAGTATGCCTTCTACACGCGCCCGCAGGACGGGTTCATTGACGCCGGTTCCGGCGGCGGCATCGGGTGGGGCTTATCGGAACAGATTGAGAACGCCGTTATCACCCGCGAGACGATCATGGACCAGCGCTACTACCATACCATCAAAGAAGTGAAGAACGGACAAGGTCCGGCCCCGATCAAAACACCGCTCGGCTGGCTGCACATCGCCCATGGCGTCCGCAATACGGCTGCCGGCCTGCGCTATGTGCTGTATGCCTTCTTGTCTGACCTTGCGGAGCCTAACCGCGTGACTCATGCCCCAGGCGGACATTACATTGCTCCAGACGGTGAAGAGCGCGTCGGCGATGTATCCAATGTTGTCTTCTGCAACGGCGTCATTGCCCGTGACAACGGCGAGGTCTTTATCTATTATGCCTCCTCCGATACCCGCATCCATGTAGCTGCCACCACTGTAGACCAACTGCTCGATTATGTCATGAATACTCCTGAAGATCCGCTTCGTTCCTATGCCTGCGTACAGCAGCGCATCGCTTTGATCGACCGGAATTTGCAGGTGAAATAA
- a CDS encoding AGE family epimerase/isomerase — translation MNNATEVWRTRLEAELKDNILGFWMKHTLDDTYGGFIGEMDNQLHVLPGADKSLVLNARILWTFASAYNMYGTADYLAMADRAYDYLIQHFTDSEFGGFFWMVDQHGSASQPKKQIYGLAFVIYALAEYHHATGRDDVLRQATQLFHLIEKYGYDPLHKGYIEALSREWEMTDSLSLSTKDMNEKKSMNTHLHVLEGYTGLYRVWKSETLRSKLAELIETMLDHILDSDGKHFHLFMDEEWQVKSEHISFGHDIEGSWLLYEAAEVLGDEVLLERVRKVSLSMAEAALAEGVAPDGGIWNEADLSGFIDKARESRDWWPQAEAMVGFYNAYQLTGDLRFLEAAESSWSFTEKYIIDHQLGEWHWGVDESLQPLAHAPKVSAWKCPYHNSRACFEMIRRLGEPSHVEETIQ, via the coding sequence ATGAACAATGCAACCGAAGTATGGCGCACCCGGCTGGAAGCAGAGCTGAAAGACAATATTCTGGGCTTCTGGATGAAGCATACCCTGGATGATACTTATGGCGGCTTTATCGGTGAAATGGACAATCAGCTGCACGTGTTGCCCGGTGCGGACAAAAGCCTTGTACTGAATGCACGAATTCTCTGGACATTTGCAAGTGCTTACAACATGTACGGAACCGCAGATTATCTGGCTATGGCCGACCGTGCCTATGATTATCTCATTCAGCATTTCACAGATTCCGAATTCGGCGGCTTCTTCTGGATGGTAGATCAACACGGATCTGCTTCACAGCCCAAGAAACAAATCTATGGACTCGCCTTTGTCATCTATGCCCTGGCTGAGTACCATCATGCTACCGGCCGGGACGACGTCCTGCGCCAAGCCACCCAATTGTTCCATTTGATTGAGAAATACGGTTATGACCCTCTTCACAAAGGGTATATTGAAGCCTTATCGCGGGAGTGGGAGATGACCGATTCCCTAAGTCTCAGCACAAAGGATATGAATGAGAAGAAATCCATGAATACTCACCTGCATGTGCTGGAAGGGTATACCGGCTTGTACCGGGTATGGAAATCAGAGACACTCAGAAGCAAGCTGGCTGAGCTGATCGAAACGATGCTGGACCATATCCTGGATTCGGACGGCAAGCACTTCCATTTGTTCATGGATGAAGAGTGGCAGGTGAAGTCAGAGCATATCTCCTTCGGCCATGACATAGAGGGAAGCTGGCTGCTCTATGAAGCTGCGGAAGTTCTTGGAGATGAGGTCCTGCTTGAACGCGTGCGCAAGGTATCCCTGTCGATGGCCGAAGCTGCACTGGCTGAGGGGGTAGCGCCGGATGGAGGAATCTGGAACGAGGCAGATCTTAGCGGCTTCATTGACAAAGCCCGCGAATCCAGAGACTGGTGGCCGCAGGCTGAAGCCATGGTCGGATTCTACAATGCATATCAGTTAACCGGAGATTTGCGTTTTCTGGAAGCCGCTGAGAGCTCATGGAGCTTCACAGAGAAATATATTATTGATCATCAGCTGGGCGAATGGCACTGGGGAGTGGATGAATCCCTGCAGCCGCTGGCCCATGCACCGAAGGTCAGCGCCTGGAAATGCCCCTATCACAACAGCCGGGCCTGCTTCGAGATGATTAGACGGCTTGGCGAACCATCACATGTAGAGGAGACTATTCAATGA
- a CDS encoding helix-turn-helix domain-containing protein, translating into MVIRIMIADDEEVIRRGLEKIASRMDVEVRVIGSYGNGLEAWNHLQELSLEEIDLLITDIKMPRMDGFQLIEAARGHLKQLPIAVLSGFSEFDYARKAMRFGVLDYLLKPIDKAQLYDLLKSVEAARQTLAAAPSDEVPHQPSEGGEHYVVEQMKSILEQDYGLNFELERLAEAVGMNASYISRLFKHKTGQTLTDYLIGIRIAEAKKLLLHHPDLKNYEIADKVGYSDPVYFNKLFKKMCGMTPKEYKSRYRS; encoded by the coding sequence GTGGTAATCCGGATCATGATTGCGGATGATGAGGAAGTGATCCGCCGCGGGCTGGAGAAGATCGCTTCCAGAATGGATGTGGAGGTCAGGGTGATCGGCTCGTACGGCAACGGGCTTGAGGCCTGGAACCATTTGCAGGAGCTAAGCCTGGAGGAGATTGATCTTCTTATTACTGATATCAAGATGCCGAGAATGGATGGATTCCAGCTGATTGAAGCGGCGAGAGGACATCTTAAGCAGCTGCCTATAGCAGTGCTGAGCGGCTTCAGTGAATTCGACTATGCCCGTAAGGCTATGCGCTTCGGTGTACTTGATTATCTGCTGAAGCCCATAGATAAGGCACAATTATATGATCTGCTCAAAAGTGTAGAAGCGGCCCGGCAGACACTTGCGGCTGCTCCCTCCGATGAAGTGCCGCATCAGCCTTCCGAAGGCGGGGAGCATTATGTAGTCGAGCAGATGAAGAGCATTCTTGAGCAGGATTACGGTCTTAATTTCGAGCTTGAGCGGCTGGCTGAGGCCGTGGGAATGAATGCGAGTTATATCAGCAGGCTGTTCAAGCATAAGACAGGTCAGACCCTTACCGACTACTTGATCGGCATCCGCATTGCGGAGGCCAAGAAGCTGCTTCTCCATCATCCGGACCTGAAGAATTATGAGATTGCTGACAAAGTCGGCTACAGCGATCCGGTGTACTTCAATAAGCTATTCAAGAAAATGTGCGGCATGACGCCTAAGGAGTATAAAAGCCGGTACAGATCATAA